The following proteins are encoded in a genomic region of Labeo rohita strain BAU-BD-2019 chromosome 5, IGBB_LRoh.1.0, whole genome shotgun sequence:
- the tcnba gene encoding transcobalamin beta a codes for MALTAISLLCFAALLPFPGLGLPADSGKLEQVPVRVTVINDFTNEQVSYSTTVVEEGLMFGALNQLQSSNDDFKFTYGTDKSFGLYLKSVNGLVGSDVDQTYWEILSEKSGVITRVKAGIGCYQPERDENMILRFTTWAKK; via the exons ATGGCTCTGACAGCGATTAGTCTTTTGTGCTTTGCAGCTTTGCTGCCTTTCCCAGGGCTGGGACTGCCTGCAGACTCAG GCAAGCtggaacaggtacctgttagaGTGACTGTCATTAATGATTTCACCAATGAGCAGGTTTCCTACTCCACCACTGTGGTAGAGGAAGGGCTGATGTTTGGTGCCTTAAATCAACTGCAGAGCTCCAACGACGATTTCAA ATTCACATACGGTACTGATAAAAGCTTTGGCTTATATCTGAAGAGTGTGAACGGATTGGTTGGATCTGATGTGGACCAGACATACTGGGAGATTCTGTCTGAAAAATCAGGAGTTATAACTCGAGTGAAAGCGG GAATTGGCTGCTACCAACCCGAGAGAGACGAGAATATGATCCTGAGGTTCACCACTTGGGCCAAAAAATAG